In a genomic window of Homo sapiens chromosome 22, GRCh38.p14 Primary Assembly:
- the CABP7 gene encoding calcium-binding protein 7: MPFHPVTAALMYRGIYTVPNLLSEQRPVDIPEDELEEIREAFKVFDRDGNGFISKQELGTAMRSLGYMPNEVELEVIIQRLDMDGDGQVDFEEFVTLLGPKLSTSGIPEKFHGTDFDTVFWKCDMQKLTVDELKRLLYDTFCEHLSMKDIENIIMTEEESHLGTAEECPVDVETCSNQQIRQTCVRKSLICAFAIAFIISVMLIAANQVLRSGMK, translated from the exons ATGCCGTTCCACCCGGTGACGGCGGCGTTGATGTACCGGGGCATCTACACCGTGCCCAACCTGCTGTCGGAGCAGCGCCCGGTGGACATCCCGGAGGACGAGCTGGAGG AGATCCGAGAGGCCTTCAAGGTGTTTGACCGTGACGGCAATGGCTTCATCTCCAAGCAGGAGCTGGGCACAGCCATGCGCTCACTGGGTTACATGCCCAACGaggtggagctggaggtcatcatCCAGCGGCTGGACATGGATG GTGATGGTCAAGTGGACTTTGAGGAGTTTGTGACCCTTCTGGGACCCAAACTCTCCACCTCAGGGATCCCAGAGAAGTTCCATGGCACCGACTTTGATACTGTCTTCTGGAAG TGCGACATGCAGAAGCTGACGGTGGATGAGCTGAAGCGGCTGCTCTACGACACCTTCTGCGAGCACCTGTCCATGAAGGACATAGAGAACATCATCATGACGGAGGAGGAGAGCCACCTGGGCACAGCCGAGGAGTGTCCCGTGGATGTGGAGA CCTGCTCCAACCAGCAGATCCGCCAGACTTGCGTGCGCAAGAGTCTCATCTGCGCCTTCGCCATCGCCTTCATCATCAGTGTCATGCTCATTGCGGCCAACCAGGTGCTGCGCAGTGGCATGAAGTAG
- the ZMAT5 gene encoding zinc finger matrin-type protein 5, translating to MGKRYFCDYCDRSFQDNLHNRKKHLNGLQHLKAKKVWYDMFRDAAAILLDEQNKRPCRKFLLTGQCDFGSNCRFSHMSERDLQELSIQVEEERRAREWLLDAPELPEGHLEDWLEKRAKRLSSAPSSRAEPIRTTVFQYPVGWPPVQELPPSLRAPPPGGWPLQPRVQWG from the exons ATGGGGAAGCGATACTTCTGTGACTACTGCGACCGCTCCTTCCAGGACAACCTCCACAACCGCAAGAAGCACCTGAACGGGCTGCAGCACCTCAAGGCCAAGAAGGTCTGGTACGACATGTTCCGAG ATGCAGCTGCCATCTTGCTGGATGAGCAGAACAAGCGGCCCTGCAGGAAGTTTCTACTGACAG GCCAGTGCGACTTTGGCTCCAACTGCAGATTTTCCCACATGTCAGAGCGAGACCTGCAGGAGCTGAGCATCCAGGTGGAGG AGGAGAGGCGAGCCAGGGAGTGGCTACTAGATGCTCCTGAGCTCCCCGAGGGCCATCTGGAGGACTGGCTGGAGAAGAGAGCCAAGCGGCTGAGCTCAGCCCCAAGTAGCAG ggcTGAACCCATCAGAACCACTGTCTTCCAGTACCCCGTGGGCTGGCCACCAGTTCAGGAGCTGCCTCCATCCCTGCGGGCACCCCCACCTGGGGGGTGGCCTCTGCAGCCCAGAGTCCAGTGGGGCTGA